A section of the Euwallacea fornicatus isolate EFF26 chromosome 12, ASM4011564v1, whole genome shotgun sequence genome encodes:
- the Sep1 gene encoding septin-1: MSNESVKSFSSLETPGYVGFANLPNQVHRKSVKKGFEFTLMVVGESGLGKSTLVNALFLADLYPERVVPGAVEKHKQTVKLEPTTVEIEERGIKLRLTVVDTPGYGDAIDNTDSFSEIIRYIDEQFERFLRDESGLNRKNIVDNRIHCCFYFISPFGHGLKPLDIEFMKQLHNKVNIVPVIAKADVLTKKEMQKLKSKVLYEIAENGIKIFSLPECDSDEDEEYKEQVRQLKQAVPFAVCGANTLLEVRGRQVRGRLYPWGVVEVENPEHCDFIKLRTMLITHMQDLQDITQREHYENYRSERLAKGVPPPKRNTITEEKVATSGEKDRILQEKEAELKRMQEMIAQLQAKMQTQQQ, from the exons ATGTCCAACGAATCAGTAAAATCG ttttcaagTCTGGAAACTCCTGGGTATGTAGGTTTTGCAAACTTGCCAAACCAGGTTCATAgaaaatcagtcaaaaagGGTTTTGAATTTACACTTATGGTAGTTGGAGAAAGTGGTCTAGGAAAGTCCACCTTGGTTAATGCTCTCTTTTTGGCTGATTTATACCCTGAAAGGGTAGTTCCCGGTGCTGTGG AAAAGCACAAACAAACTGTAAAATTGGAACCAACGACTGTTGAAATTGAGGAAAGAGGCATAAAGTTAAGACTCACAGTAGTTGATACTCCAGGGTATGGAGATGCGATTGACAACACAGAcagtttttctgaaattattaGATACATTGACGAACAATTTGAAAGGTTTCTACGTGATGAAAGCGGTTTGAATAGGAAGAATATTGTCGACAACAGAATTCATTGCTGTTTCTATTTTATATCTCCATTTGGACATGG TTTAAAACCTTTGGATATTGAATTCATGAAACAGTTACATAACAAAGTAAACATAGTTCCTGTGATTGCCAAAGCCGATGTATTAACCAAGAAAGAGATGCAAAAGCTAAAATCTAAAGTATTATATGAAATTGCTGAGAatggtattaaaatattttctttgccCGAATGTGATTCTGACGAAGATGAAGAATATAAGGAACAG GTTCGTCAATTAAAACAGGCTGTGCCCTTTGCTGTGTGTGGTGCTAATACGCTTTTAGAAGTTCGAGGACGCCAG GTTCGAGGCAGATTATATCCTTGGGGAGTGGTAGAAGTAGAAAACCCAGAACATTGCGATTTCATTAAATTGCGGACAATGCTCATTACTCACATGCAAGATCTTCAGGATATTACTCAAAGGGAACATTATGAGAATTATCGGAGCGAAAGGTTAGCTAAAGGTGTTCCACCGCCAAAGAGAAACAC CATTACTGAAGAGAAAGTGGCAACATCTGGTGAAAAAGACAGGATACTACAAGAAAAAGAAGCCGAACTGAAGAGGATGCAGGAAATGATCGCTCAACTGCAAGCCAAAATGCAAACGCAGCAACAGTAG